AGGAACTCGTTAGCATCATCAATACTATAACAATACTATAACAGGCACTACGAGGGCAACAAACAGTCGTGAGTGTCGAGACATTGTCGTACAAGAAGGCAGCGAAGCACGGACAATGGGTGGGCTGACGGCGCAGCAGTTCTGCCTCAAGTGGAACCAGCACCACGGCAGCTTGGTGTCCGTGTACGAAGAGCTGCGCAGCCGCGACGCCTTCGTCGACGTGACGCTGGTGTGCGAGGAAGGCGTGAGCATCAGGGCGCACAAGTTAGTTCTCGCGGCGTGCAGCCCCTTCTTCGAGACTCTGTTCGAGCGAAACCCGTGCGCGCACCCGGTGGTCATCATGAGCCAGACGCGCGAGGCCGACCTGCGCACGCTGCTCGAGTTCATGTACCGCGGCGAGGTGAACGTCGCGCAGGACCAGCTGCCCGCGCTGCTGCGCACCGCCGAGCTGTTCCAAGTACGCGGGCTGGCCGAGGTGGCCGGCGAGAACACCCCGGACGAAGCGGCACAACACGCGTCGCACCAGCCGGCCTCCAGGGCCGGCCGGCTGCCCAAGCGCAAGCAGCGCACGCCGCCGCCGCATTCGCAGCCCGCGGCACCGCGACACGATGAACCGAGCCCGGTGAGCGTTGAGAGACCGGACAGCCCCGAGCCGGCAGCCGCGGCGCCCAAAGCGCGCTCGGCTGTCAAGCCGCCGGCACCGGCGAGCCGACGCACCTTCGACCACTCGTACTCGGACGACAAGACCAACTGGGTGCCGGCCGCCCACCACCAGCCTCAGCCGCCTCCGGACACGGCCTCCGGGGACCCGCCGCCCGTGTGcagtgtgtgctcgcgcgtgttttCCACCAAGGGCAACCTGAAGCGGCACATGCTCATGCACCGGCCCTACCGGCACAAACACCAGTGCACGCTCTGCCTCAAGACGTTCAGTTGGCCCGGTGACCTGCGCACGCATCTTCGCGTCGCCCACGGCCAGGGCCGTCTCAAGCCCCGTCGGCTGCCCTATCTGTTCACTTAGCTATGCTCGGATGACATCGTGACTCGTTCGGTTCGGACGACTGTGTTCAGTATCCTTGTGCGATGCAGTTCCCCGGTGGATCACTCGTGAGCAACCTGTCTGTGGCTCGGCCAATTGACAGGTGTTCAAAGAACAAAGTTCTACTGTGCTTGTGCAGGTTCCGAGCCAAATCAAATAGTTGTGCTCATCGAGGTACACCTCCGTGGTAAAGGAACTACATGGTGTTCTCGTGTTCTCTTCGACCCATTGTCAGCACAGTGGGCGCAACTGTTTTGGTATTTGGCAACTCAGACTTACCAGACCAAGCTGTCTGTGATGATGCAGCTGAGCAAGCTTTCTCAGTGAAACTTGTTTTTAAACAAGTACTGACAAAATGTTTGTCTGCTTTAATAAAGCAAGAAACACTTTATTATACTTCACACATATGCCATAACAACAGTTGCTCGAGCATGTAGAGTATGGTCCACTAttagagggaacacacgagcgCACGGCTGGCAATCTGTGGAGTGCTCACTGCTGGTGAGATTTGGAAACCCGGAGCATGCGCGTAGAATCACTAGGGCGGCTCCTGcagtgcgtcgtctgctagttcTACAGCCCATTGCTCGGCACGTGCTAGCGACATTCTATCCTTCTATGTTGGATGACAAGCTTGCCATGCTTGCTGCATCAATTTCTTTGTCTGTTATCAAAAGCAACTGGCTGGTGCTAGCAGCACGTGGAGGTTTTTCTTCGTATTTCGCCCCCAGTCGAAATTCGGCCGCTGTGACCAGTAACCACATCGCATCAAAACTGGCAAGGAACCACAGCAACAAACAAACAGCGCCTTTTTTCTGCCTGCTTGATCACCCGGTGAGGCACAGGCAGAGTGGCAACTACATGAATCGCACCGCAGAAAAATGGTAGTGCTCTGCAGCGGCGGAAAGTAGGAGACAAGCAGTGGCGGCAAGCGCTGCCCTTACACCATTATGCGCGTGCACATTGTTTACCAATCTCGCTGCCAGTCTGTGCCCCACGGGCTGCTGGCCACGCATTCAcatgttccctctaagagtggacagTGCTGTACCTAATTTTGAAGTATACAATCATTTCATGTGGCTAAATTAAATGCGAGCACCAGATGTAGCTCAGCTGCAGGTTCCTTCATGCCTCAGCAAATCAGCAATGATGTTGGCAATTATGGGAACCAAATGTAGAAAGGCACACAGTAAAAGATGAGGCATGGTCGACGTCATGCCTGCCATGCTTATCATcacagtgacgtgaacagcgcgtataaTACACAAAGACGAAGAActgacgaggactagcgctgacttccaactgaaatttattatcaCAAACATGGAAAGACGAGAACAGTTGGAACagttcagttggaagtcagcgctagtcctcgtcggttcttcgtccttgtgtattatacgcgctgttcacgtcactatggaataccaactagcccggtcacacaccttgcttatCATCACACAGTCATAATGCAGCTATGGGCACCAGGCTAACTTGCACCAGCACTTTCTGATAATCATGTTTCCACTACCTCTTGTCATGATGTACTGAGATGCCTTTGTCAATCCACCTTGCATCACTAGGCTGCACTGCTTTGCAAGAAAGATAACTGACTTATCATGAAATCCATTTCATATATACCTACCTTTGCTCAGGAGTGTGCATGCAAATGTCAAGATGGCAAGTGACAGTTGATCTCTTAATGTTTACACATAATAGGGATAATGTGCTCAGCTACATCAGCAGCATTCATTATATGCAGCTCTTCAATCGCTCCCACACAATTGAGTATGGAAATGCAACGATTTGACCCGTCATATTTGTGACCGCCCAGTACTTAGATCGCGCAATTACGATCATATTAAAGAAATTTCACATATTCATGTGATGCAAAAATGGCATAAGTTTCCAGAAAAGGCAAGCAGTCTTTATGCTGGCAGACACGTAAGAGTAAAGTTGTGGGCTGAGAGACAGTAACTAGATAGATGTACTACATGCATACATGGAGATACTGAGCTGAACCCGGAGAAAGAGCTAATGTGGGCTTACCATCCCTTGTTTTGTACCTCTTTCATTTGACTCATTGTTTTTTGTGCATGTTCTGGTTGTTCTTAGCTGTGTGCCACCTAGCAATATACGAAAGGCCTGTTGATGGCATTTTGTCTGAGTGCAAACTTTGGCTAATTAGTACTTGTTGACCTCACAAGGAAGAATAGAATATGAAAGCTGTGGCTAGTACTACAACAAGACAGTCGTATGGATTAGCAAAAAGTTAGCATTGCTTGAAAGGCAAAGCATCTAACagtttaaaaaagtcacagtttcgccgcaagggcgaagcaatgaatgcgatagcaaggaactaatgctatacgaagtgagactcgccaatggatactctcagtttgaacagcgcttctgttgcaaaggcggccgaagcagcgaaggaaactagcgcgcttcaagtgtcgagctgtgacacttgatagttcgcgctcatcttctgtttgttcgtttagcggcgtccctgagctcgagtgacattcgtacgcgccgtaacatgagcgcggacatcacggtgaaagcgtgaaacattcctctaccccgcgccacgagaaaaccgcgcgagcagacagcggaagggcaaggttctcccatgcgcaaatataagaagaagcgagcgagctcgccgacgacttttaaatgcgcccgtcgggctcctagcgccacctcgctggtaatgaagaaacgcttattatcgccttctgtctctgagtccgtccagcgctaaatggtgtgtatataacgctcgccgttagctacgtggagcatgtgcgtttcgtggcgtagtggatagcgccgctcgctgcggagcaagaagtccctggttcgattccgcgcttcggaagcatttttctgagttatttttctttggggcctttatatatatatacatacttatacatatacggtgcatgacggcggcgacggcgacggcaaaatccagccgagactgtccatataattgctatcgcaataaaagaaacttggatgacgcttgagcttggccttcaagagtagaacaagATTGCGTATCAGGCCCCGCCTTgaaccgtgccacaaggaaaggaacgtttgtgagTAACACTGGCCTCTTCAAACTAGCCCAGAATGCCTACTGGTTgctcagtgcccactacgccataattcttccttttgcaaagtAGCCAAGTACCCGTTACGCGTCGCTAAGGTAccacgcgcagctgcacactttgtagtgggtgggcagctttgaaccacccactcgttgcacaattaacttgttttgacgcctggtgcgattctataaTTCTggcacacaatattacatgcattaggGAGACTACACCCACTGCATGACATTCTTGTAGCGTTATTTtacgaagaagtttcaagcactggcgtggctctgtggtagaacacctgcttgccaggcaaaaggcctgggtttgattctcgctTGAACCAAAGATttcttttgattattttttatttgcatccatctcgaatttttgctcacagACAACACTGATTTTTCACTCGCACCCAACGATGCGGACACCGAAATttgcgcgaaacgagctctttaatgctatagCATTAAACTCGTCTTAATGGTCCAATATACTGCAGTAAACATTCGTGGACTAATCAAGTCAATGAGCATGGTGCCTGCACGCATGTCCAAAAATACTAGTACAATGAACAAGGTAAGCAAAAGTGAGCAAGCACATCCAAGTTTTTCCTTGCTTCTTTGAAACAGCATGAGCTGCAACATTCCGTGTGTGGAAAAGCAAATGCCAGCAGACACAGTCACACGAACTTGCTCATATTTTGAAACTGCTCCTGGCAACAGTGCCAAGATGAGGAGATGCACGCGTCACCTGTCAACAGTGCAGCTGGGGTGCACTTCCCCGGCCACACCCTCTCGATTCCACAGCGTACCactattcgcctcgtgcgccaccaaTGGCGGCGCTGCAAACGGTGCCGCAAATGGGGGGATTCgccttttgtcgtctgctaggctctggctagaacagcagcattttcgttatagttcatTCGCATCGCACGGCGCTCCTAGACTACTAGCTGTGTTTTCTTCTAGTGATAGTTCTATAGATGACTCCTatcattacaggaggttaagaaacatttacatttaacatatcttctatatacacagagccatcgtgGTCAGGATAATGCCTCCGAGTTAGTAGCGTAACTCAATGGGCTGGATGACGTTCAAATATGTTAAGTGAAAGCCTGAACGTCTCGCCAAGAGAGTTGACgagagtctgcgctgctttggaagcaaAGTGCAATCAATTTTagggcttattcgcaaaagttagcagAGTTGAGCTGAATGAAAATTCACAATTCACTCCCAGTTGTAGTCACGTGCACCTGTGTGCACCAAACGTTTTccaacaaaataaaattgatatgTTCACCGACCAGCAGACAGCTAGTGTGGACTGGGGGAGTTGTAAAACTGGGGAGATGTAAAACATATTAAAACCTGTTACATGTACTGTTGGCACCGAATGAAATGCCAGCAGTGGTGTGCGTGGTACAGTTTGCatccttatgattagagatatgCTCATGCAGTTTGCTgctcgtgagccacattcataCTTCTGATtgtgcagtgctgcctaatcagGTGTGCGCggctgtcaatggtgatgacaggacggtgcgcactatacagttcctaatgcttgggcaacGCGCTCCGTTGTTccgtgtttcatttgacaccgacaGTACAGCTTGTTAACAGTATGAAAAATCGGCAAAtgtgtccaggaagaggagaaagagcgcTGTTTCCCACCATTCTTTCGGCTCCTTTGGCCGAAACACCAAAGGAAATGTCGCGTGTATGTGCTAGGGTAATGAATGTTTTGACAAAACACCTAATTCCAGTCCTTTTGTTTGCCTCGTTGAACCTAAGTCAAGGTTTGTTCCCTGTGCCTGCGCAGTGGTTTAtgaatttcctttttcttgtgggcGGGTGTGTGTGGGGCAAACGGGTAGGTGTGTAAATATTCGGTTAAAAGAGCATCTTAAGAATTGCTCCACAGACGGCTATTCTCACGTGTCTAAGCATTGTAGGGAGTGTAAAGTAGGTGACAATAACACGTTCCAACTGCTTGTAAATATAACCAAGATTCTGTATCGTCACAGGGACCAGTGTACCCGAGAGCTATTCGAAGCATTCAAGGTTAACATTACACGTGGGCGCATAAGCGAACCTTCGGTATCTCTTGCTGATTGTGAGCTAAAATCTTTAGATGCTACTTTGTGACGAAGGTGTATCATTGTAATATGAACTTGTTCCATCTGTTGTTCACTGTATATATGTCATCTGTCAACCATCaaacgttcagttgtgagtctgcgcgcaTCCTGTCTTCCCTGATCTTTGTCCATGTTTACTAGCACAGTTAATAGGTTTTAAAATGAATGTGAAGCAACTAGGCCAACTTGGTGCTCTACTGTCGTTATGATGTGctcacagcagctgctgaaaacttagACCTCATCAAAGGTTGTTGCTTGTAACAATCAAttcatttgaatgacatcacaggtCATTATTCATGCACTTAAAACTCCAAACAAGGGAAATGAACCAAAGGAGCGAAGGACGTCACACGTGAGAGGGCGTCACTCAaagatctcggggcgaataggATCTTATCGTACTTTGACATTGTACAAACCACCACAGCTACACTGTCAACTAACTTTCCTCCCAGAG
Above is a window of Rhipicephalus sanguineus isolate Rsan-2018 chromosome 3, BIME_Rsan_1.4, whole genome shotgun sequence DNA encoding:
- the LOC119386524 gene encoding protein bric-a-brac 1, with protein sequence MGGLTAQQFCLKWNQHHGSLVSVYEELRSRDAFVDVTLVCEEGVSIRAHKLVLAACSPFFETLFERNPCAHPVVIMSQTREADLRTLLEFMYRGEVNVAQDQLPALLRTAELFQVRGLAEVAGENTPDEAAQHASHQPASRAGRLPKRKQRTPPPHSQPAAPRHDEPSPVSVERPDSPEPAAAAPKARSAVKPPAPASRRTFDHSYSDDKTNWVPAAHHQPQPPPDTASGDPPPVCSVCSRVFSTKGNLKRHMLMHRPYRHKHQCTLCLKTFSWPGDLRTHLRVAHGQGRLKPRRLPYLFT